One stretch of Candidatus Effluviviaceae Genus I sp. DNA includes these proteins:
- a CDS encoding arsenic transporter: NIVACGIAKREGYHVSFGEFARLGLPFTLAGVVMAYAFLWVFWR, encoded by the coding sequence GAACATCGTGGCGTGCGGCATCGCGAAGCGCGAGGGATACCACGTGTCCTTCGGCGAGTTCGCGAGACTGGGGCTGCCGTTCACCCTGGCGGGCGTGGTGATGGCCTACGCGTTCCTGTGGGTGTTCTGGCGGTAG